The proteins below come from a single Sander vitreus isolate 19-12246 chromosome 15, sanVit1, whole genome shotgun sequence genomic window:
- the eif1 gene encoding eukaryotic translation initiation factor 1 has translation MSDIQNLQTFDPFADATKGDDRLPAGTEDYIHIRIQQRNGRKTLTTVQGIATDYDKKKLVKAFKKKFACNGTVIEHPEYGEVIQLQGDQRKNICQFLIEIDLAKEEQLKVHGF, from the exons ATGTCCGATATCCAGAACCTCCAAACTTTTG ACCCCTTTGCTGATGCAACTAAGGGTGATGACCGCCTCCCAGCTGGGACAGAGGACTATATCCACATAAGAATCCAACAGCGGAACGGCAGGAAGACCCTCACCACTGTCCAGGGCATTGCCACCGACTATGACAAGAAGAAGCTAGTCAAGGCCTTCAAGAAG AAGTTTGCTTGCAATGGGACAGTGATTGAGCACCCAGAGTATGGTGAAGTGATCCAGCTTCAGGGAGACCAACGCAAGAATATCTGCCAGTTCCTCATTGAG ATTGACCTGGCCAAGGAGGAGCAGCTCAAAGTCCACGGCTTCTAG
- the LOC144529685 gene encoding uncharacterized protein LOC144529685, which yields MQVLPIWELSIPLPAVLMITLSLYMIFLGIGLWIRSCLKDRCSSECCDCCPNISVCDQCFRFAEMCDCRLPTMRSCRAVSCPSPSCAKWDCACTCQPPECDSCNCLCFEIRIK from the exons ATGCAG GTGTTGCCTATTTGGGAGCTTTCCATCCCTCTCCCAGCAGTGCTGATGATTACTCTGAGTCTCTACATGATCTTCCTGGGGATCGGGCTGTGGATCCGATCCTGCCTCAAG GACCGTTGTTCTTCAGAGTGTTGTGACTGCTGTCCAAACATTTCCGTATGTGACCAGTGCTTCAGATTTGCGGAAATGTGTGACTGTCGCCTGCCAACCATGCGCTCATGTCGGGCTGTTTCGTGCCCTTCTCCTTCT TGTGCCAAATGGGATTGTGCCTGCACCTGTCAGCCTCCGGAGTGTGACTCCTGCAACTGCCTCTGCTTCGAGATCCGGATCAAGTAG
- the LOC144529684 gene encoding LOW QUALITY PROTEIN: serine protease 33-like (The sequence of the model RefSeq protein was modified relative to this genomic sequence to represent the inferred CDS: deleted 1 base in 1 codon) gives MALYKVIGAVALLTLLTQESHSQLGVCGITPLNTRIVGGQNAPPGNWPWQASLQTSGSHFCGGSLINSQWVVTAAHCFSRIPAKLTVSLGLQSLKGPNPNGVSRTVTKVIKHPNYNSRTNDNDICLLQLSSPVTFTKFIVPVCLAAPGSTFFSGVSAWVTGWGTIGFGVPLPPPGNLMEVNVPIVGNRECNCAYGVGSITNNMICAGLRAGGKDSCQGDSGGPLVSKQGSRWILEGIVSFGYGCARPKFPGVYTRVSQYQSWINSQITSSQPGFVTFTSTGTNSDLSIRCAGLP, from the exons ATGGCTCTCTACAAGGTGATTGGTGCGGTGGCTCTGCTGACTCTCCTGACACAAG AGTCTCACTCACAACTAGGTG tgtGCGGTATAACTCCGCTCAACACCAGGATTGTTGGAGGACAGAACGCCCCTCCA GGTAACTGGCCCTGGCAAGCCAGCCTGCAAACATCTGGGAGCCACTTCTGTGGAGGATCCCTCATTAACAGTCAATGGGTGGTGACTGCTGCTCACTGCTTCTCAAG AATCCCAGCCAAACTGACTGTGTCTCTGGGTCTCCAGAGTCTAAAGGGACCCAACCCCAATGGGGTGTCTCGGACGGTAACAAAGGTCATCAAACATCCTAACTATAACTCCAGAACTAATGACAACGACATCTgcctcctgcagctctcctcACCGGTGACTTTCACAAAATTCATCGTTCCTGTCTGCCTGGCAGCTCCAGGCAGCACCTTCTTCAGCGGCGTTAGCGCCTGGGTGACCGGCTGGGGCACCATTGGATTTGGAG TTCCCCTTCCTCCCCCAGGAAACCTAATGGAGGTGAATGTGCCAATCGTGGGGAACAGGGAGTGTAACTGTGCCTATGGTGTGGGCTCAATCACAAACAACATGATCTGCGCCGGGTTACGTGCTGGAGGGAAGGACTCCTGTCAG GGGGATTCAGGTGGTCCGCTAGTGAGCAAGCAGGGCAGCCGCTGGATCCTGGAGGGAATCGTAAGTTTTGGATATGGTTGTGCCAGGCCTAAATTCCCAGGAGTCTACACCAGAGTGTCCCAGTATCAGTCCTGGATCAACAGCCAGATCACTAGCAGCCAGCCGGGCTTTGTCACCTTCACGTCCACTGGAACTAACAGTGACCTCAGCATCAGATGTGCTGGTCTGCCATGA